DNA sequence from the Pedobacter schmidteae genome:
CGATAACAGGGGTCATGGGGTTATATTTAATGATCCAAGCGTAGTCGGGATATTTTTCAAGGGCCACAGATAAAGGGTAAATAACAGGGGTGGCATACATGAGCAGCTGTATGCTAAAGCTGGCCAGAAATGCAAGATCGCGGTACCTGATGGTCATTGCAGAAATGATCATACCAGTGCCAAGACCCAGGCAGCCCATTAATACCAGCAGGATGGGAAACAACAGGATGTACCAGTTGGGGCTGAAATGCGCATCTGTATACAGGTAATATGCCATCATTAGGATAAACAGTAACATTTGTACTGCAAAGCGTACCAGGTTGGAAACAATAATGCTTAGGGGGACAATCAGCCTTGGGAAATATACCTTTCCAAAAAGCTGGGCATTGTCTTTAAATACCGTGCTGGTTTTATTCAGGCAATCGGCAAAATAGTTCCAGATGGTAATGCCGGCCATATAAAATAACGGTTGTGGAATGCCATCTGTGGAAATTCCGGCCAGGTTTCCGAAAATGAAGGTATAGATGATGGTAGTAAAAAAAGGCTGTATGAAAAACCATAATGGCCCCAATATGGTTTGTTTGTAAAAGGATACAAAATCGCGTTTGATGAGCAAGAACCATAGGTCGCGGTAATGCCATACTTCATTTAATCTGAAGCTAAGCAGTTGGCGGCTGGAACCTATTTCCATGTCCCAGTGAGTGTCAGTTGGCTGTTTCATGATGGATTAATCGGGTCAGCACACTTGCGTACCGCTGGCTATTGAAGTGTTTTAAGCATTCCTGCTGAATGTTTCTTCTTTCTTCAGCTTTTAATGTACGGTGTAGTTCTTTTCTGATGGCCAGTTCCAGGGCATCTATGTCATCCGGATCGATAGTTGTGCCCATACCCGAATGCCGCACGGCATCTGTGCTGCCATCACTATGGCCGCAAATAACCGGCAGACCGGATGCCATGGCTTCAATGAAGACAATACCGAAGCCCTCTTTTTTGCTGGGCAGTACAAAAAGATCGGCCAGCAAAAAATGATCTGCCAGTTCGCTGGCCTCAATGTAATCGGTTAGTATCACGTTGCTGCTGAGTCCATGCCTGGCCACAAATTGTTCGATACGCCTTTTCTCGGCCATATCACAGGGACCGGCAAGGAGGTAACGAATATCCGTCAGCCCAGGTTTAATTCTGCTTATGGCCGAAATGACCTGCTCATACCCTTTAAATTTTTCGGCGGCCGACATCCTGGTTAGACTGAATACCACCTTTTGTGAAGTGGTTAGTGCATAACGCTTTAAAAGATGCGCGGGCTTTTCGAATTTTTCGGGCAGTTTGATAAAAGGATCTAATATGTTGTTTAAGACAATACAGCGGACAGGGGATGCATGATGTAATTCAACCACCTGTTTTTTGGTAAAGTTGCTGACGCAAATGATTTGGTTTGCGATTTTCCAGATGCTTTTTTTTGAGCCCTGAAGGGGGCGCCAGACTTCTATGCCATGGGCAATGAGCCATATTTTACAGCCGGGGTTAATCCAACTGAGCACCTCACCAATCATGGAAAGGTTGACGTGCCCTAAGATCAACACATCGGCATTTCGTGCACACCATATACTTTGCAGGGTAAACCGGACTTTATTTTTGCCAAATCCTTTAAAAAGGGAGGCGGGTAAATAGGAAGTGATAAGATCGGCAGGTTGGTCGTTTAAACTATAGTGGTTAAAGGTCCAATTATTTTTTTTACCCAACTGGTGTAGCGTGTAGGCCAATGTACGGCTCATGTTTTGAATGCCTCCGGTTCCGCTGAAGGTTTCGGGGCTCAGAAATAATATTTTTTTAGGCATGCATTAATTGTGGAAGTTGCAGGCTATGCAAAGCTTCGCTCCCTAAGTCACATTTTGCGATAACTTATTACTGCTTTAATAAAATAATGAGGTTAAGCCTTTATATCTGGACCTAACTTTTAATGTATTCTTTCAAGAAACGCAGCTGATACATTTACAATAATGGAACGTTGCATATCTCCCAATCGCAATAGCAATTGTTTGTGTGATCTGTACTCTATAATTTCGGCCCTGATTCCTTTCAATGGGCCTGCTTTAATTTCTACCAGCTCGCCGGGGCGTAGGTCTTCTTCCGTGATTTTTAGTTCATAAGGGCTGGCTAGCAGTAGCTTAAGGTCGCTGATTTGCCTATCCGGCATGGTAGCGATTTTACCCGAAAAATAAAGGAAGCGGGAAATGCCACTGGTCATGAGTACCTCGGTTTGCTGCCGCTGATTGATGTGTACAAACAGGTAAGATCGGAGCAAAGGCTCATCTACCCATTTTTTTCGGTCGCTCCATTGCTTCAGTTGGCGCTGCAAGGGTAGATAAGCTTCAATATCTTTGCTGAGCAAAGCCTGATAAGCTTTTTTTTCTGCACGTGATTGCGTGTAGACCGGGTGCCATTTCTTTATTTCCTGATGTTCCACCATTTTAGCTTTTCCTCGTTTTCATAATAACCTGAATACTTATGCCCATTGTAATCTGCATAATAATGAAGCGCGCCCTGGTTGCTGCTGCTTTTATAATATCCCGACTGCAGGCGGTTTTCTTCAAAGGCATTCAGTACAATGGCCATATTGGTTAATCTGTATTCCTGAGCAAGGGCTTCAGGTATAGCCACTGCGTGATGTTTGGATTTCCCATACCGGATCACAAAAAGATTGATGTCGCTTTTGCAGATCAGCGGAATCGAATCAGATACCAGGCCAATAGGTGCTGTATCGATCATGATGATTTCATATCGCTGCCTGAGCTCATCCAGTAACCTGGACAAGCGTTCATGGTGGAGGAGCTCGGAAGGATTTGGGGGGATGGGGCCCGAACTGATAAAATCAAGATTTTTATGTGCGGTTGGCTGAATGATGTTTTCACTGAGGCACTGGCCAACCAGGTAATTGCTAAGTCCTTTGCTGTTAGCGCTTCCGAATGCCTTATGTAATTTGGGGCGTCGCAAATCGGCACCAATGAGTATCACTTTTTTATCAATGAGGGCAAGTGTACTGGATAGATTCAGCGCCACAAAGGATTTGCCTTCTCCCGAAACCTCGGAGGTGATGCAGATGACTTTGCTCTCTTTTTCTGAAGCTAAAAAGTTAAGGTTGGTGCGGACGGCACGCACGGATTCGGCGAAAATGG
Encoded proteins:
- a CDS encoding ABC transporter permease, coding for MKQPTDTHWDMEIGSSRQLLSFRLNEVWHYRDLWFLLIKRDFVSFYKQTILGPLWFFIQPFFTTIIYTFIFGNLAGISTDGIPQPLFYMAGITIWNYFADCLNKTSTVFKDNAQLFGKVYFPRLIVPLSIIVSNLVRFAVQMLLFILMMAYYLYTDAHFSPNWYILLFPILLVLMGCLGLGTGMIISAMTIRYRDLAFLASFSIQLLMYATPVIYPLSVALEKYPDYAWIIKYNPMTPVIETFRYGFLGKGSFSWTSLSYCTLMALSITTVGIITFNRIEKTFVDTV
- a CDS encoding glycosyltransferase family 4 protein encodes the protein MPKKILFLSPETFSGTGGIQNMSRTLAYTLHQLGKKNNWTFNHYSLNDQPADLITSYLPASLFKGFGKNKVRFTLQSIWCARNADVLILGHVNLSMIGEVLSWINPGCKIWLIAHGIEVWRPLQGSKKSIWKIANQIICVSNFTKKQVVELHHASPVRCIVLNNILDPFIKLPEKFEKPAHLLKRYALTTSQKVVFSLTRMSAAEKFKGYEQVISAISRIKPGLTDIRYLLAGPCDMAEKRRIEQFVARHGLSSNVILTDYIEASELADHFLLADLFVLPSKKEGFGIVFIEAMASGLPVICGHSDGSTDAVRHSGMGTTIDPDDIDALELAIRKELHRTLKAEERRNIQQECLKHFNSQRYASVLTRLIHHETAN
- a CDS encoding UpxY family transcription antiterminator, with amino-acid sequence MVEHQEIKKWHPVYTQSRAEKKAYQALLSKDIEAYLPLQRQLKQWSDRKKWVDEPLLRSYLFVHINQRQQTEVLMTSGISRFLYFSGKIATMPDRQISDLKLLLASPYELKITEEDLRPGELVEIKAGPLKGIRAEIIEYRSHKQLLLRLGDMQRSIIVNVSAAFLERIH